Part of the Pseudarthrobacter sp. L1SW genome, AGGTTTCAGTGGTGGAATCGGCAGGGATGCCTTCCTCCTCCAGGTAGCCCTGGACCTGCTCCCCGCCCTGCCAGCCACCAGTGAACTGGCCCCGCGCGGAGTGTGTGGACAGGTCATCGGGGAGCTTGACGGCGGCGAGGACCTTTTCCTTTTCCGCGCGCAGGTGGTCGGCGTTGAAGGAGATGGGCTCTTCCATTGCCGTCAACGCCAGCAGCTGGAGCAGGTGGTTCTGGATCACGTCGCGGGCCGCGCCCACGCCGTCGTAATACCCTGCCCGGCCGCCGGTCCCGATGTCCTCAGCCATGGTGATCTGGACATGGTCCACGTAGTTTGCGTTCCACAGCGGCTCAAACAGCTGGTTCGCGAACCGCAACGCAAGGATGTTCTGGACTGTTTCCTTGCCCAGGTAGTGGTCGATCCGGAATACCGCGTCCTGCGGGAATACCGACTCCACGATGTCGTTCAGCTTCCGGGCGGACTCGAGGTCGTGCCCGAACGGCTTCTCGATCACCACGCGCCGCCACTTCTCACCCTCGGCCTGTGCCAGGCCGTGTTTGGACAGCTGCCGGCAGACCTGCTCGAACGCCTTGGGCGGGATCGACAAATAAAAGGCATGGTTCCCGCGGGTGCCGCGGACATCGTCCAGTTCCTTGATCGTTTCGCCGAGCCGCTCAAACGCCCCGTCGTCGTCGAACTCGCCCTGGACAAAACGGACGCCCTCGGACAACTGGTTCCACACAGCCTCATCAAAAGGCGTCCGTGCATAAGCCTGCACCGAGGACTTCACCTCGGCGGCAAAATCCTCATCACTCCAGGGCCGCCGCCCAAATCCCACCAGCGCGAAGCTCGGCGGCAACAGACCACGGTTGGCCAAGTCGTACACAGCCGGCATCAGCTTCTTGCGGGCAAGGTCGCCGGTGACTCCGAAGAGCACCAGCGAGGACGGGCCTGCGATCCGGTTCAGGCGGCGGTCACGCGGATCCCGCAGCGGATTCCGGCGCTGGCCGGGACGGGTTCCGGCCGGCTTGCCGTATTCAGTTTCTGGCATAGTGCTTCTGTGCCTTAGCTTTCGGTAACGGAGGCTGACCTGGCGGACAGCGCAGCAATGATGTCCTGCAACTGTGCCACACCGGCCGCGCGGTTGGTCAGGTGCAGGCGGAGCACGGGCCGGCCGTGCCCTTCCAGGACCTGGGCGTCGCCCGCCGCCTGGGCAGCGATGAGGGCGCCGAACGTGAAGGGACGCTCCGGGATGGCGACGTCTTCCGCCGAAGCAGCGGTGACCTGGAGGAACACGCCGATGGCCGGTCCGCCCTTGTGGAACTGCCCGGTGGAGTGCAGGAAGCGCGGTCCCCAGCCGAAGGTTACGGGCCGGCCGGTGACGGCTGCGAGTTCGTCGCGGACGCCTTCGAGCTGCGCGAACGCCAGGCGGTCGAAGTAGGCCTGGACGCTAAGGTAGCTGTCCGGCTGGAGGGTATCCAGCAGTGCGCGGACTGCCTCTTCAGCTGTCGCGGCGCTGCCAAGCCATTCACCGCCGCGGACCTCGATGGATCCGTCAACGAAGGCTGCGGGCGTGGGCTCAGGCTGTGCGTCCAGCAGGCCGCGCGCTGCTACCTTGGCCGCCTCGACGTCAGGCTGGTCGAACGGGTTGATGCCCAGCAGGCGGCCCGCCACGGCAGTGGCGAACTCCCACACCATCATCTGGGTGGCAAGTCCACCGGCGATGGCCACTTCATTTTCCCGAAGTTCGACGTCGGCATCGGCGGCTACCAGCCGGACCACCAGGACGTCGTCGGCGCCGGAGGTCACCTCGGGTGAGTTGGGGCCGGCGACCACCGGCAGGACGCCGGTGCCGAGCTTGCCGGTGGATTCGGCGATGAGCTGCTCGGCCCAGTCCGCGAAGCCCACAATCCCGGAGCCGTCCTCGGCGATGACAATCTTGTTGCGCAGCGGGCTGGTCCCGCCGAGCGCGGTGCCCAGCGCCAGCCCGATGTTCTCCGGTGCGTCCTCGTTCAGGATTTCCGCGGCGTCCTCGGCCTCGTCCAGGAATGCCTGGATGTCAACGCCGGCCAGGCCGGAAGGCACCAGCCCGAAGGCGGTCAGCGCGGAGAAGCGGCCGCCGACGTTGGGGTCGGCGTTGAAGACGGCCCGGTACCCGGCGTCGCGCGATGCCTTGTCCAGCGGCGACCCCGGGTCCGTGACGATGATGATCCGGCTGGCGGCGTCGACGCCGGCGTCGTTGAACGCCTTTTCGAAGACCCTGCGCTGGGAGTCGGTCTCAACGGTGGAGCCGGACTTCGAGGAAACCACAATGGCGGTTTCCGCCAGCCGGTCCGCCAGGGCAGCACGGACCTGGTCGGGGTCCGTGCTGTCCAGCACAGTCAGCTCGACGCCGGCGGTACCGGCGATGACCTCGGGAGCCAGCGAGGATCCGCCCATGCCGCACAGCACGATGCGGGTAACACCCTCGGCCCGGAGGGCGTCGCGGAGTTCCAGGATGTCCTTGACCAGCGGCTGCGAGACGGTGGCCGCCTCAACCCAACCGAGGCGGATTGCCGACTCTGCTTCGGCGTCGGGGCCCCACAGGGTGTGGTCCTTCGCGAAGATCCGCGTGGCGATCCGGTCCTCGACCAAGACGGGAAGGTGCTGTTCGAGTGCCTGCTGTGCGGCACCTGTGGCTTCGTAGCTGAGTGTGCTCATGGTGGGTTAGGAGGCCTTCCGTGCAGAGGCGAGGGCGCCCTCGACGTCGCCGAGCAGTTCCTTCCAGCTGGCCACGAACTTGTCCAGGCCTTCGGACTCGAGGATGGCGACAACGTCGTTGTAGGAGATGCCGAGCTTTTCGAGGGCATCGAGCGTGGCGTTGGCTTCGGCGTAGGTGCCGGTGACGGTGTCGCCGGTGACCACACCGTGGTCGAAGGTGGCGTCCAGGGTCTTCTCGGGCATGGTGTTGACGACGCCCGGGGCTACGAGTTCAGTGACGTAGAGGGTGTCCGGGTATGCCGGATCCTTGACGCCGGTGGAAGCCCACAGGGGGCGCTGGGGGAGTGCGCCTGCCTCGGCCAGCAGGGCCCAGCGCTCGGTGGCGAAGAGTTCCTCGTAGACCTGGTAGGCCAGGCGGGCGTTGGCCAGGCCGGCCTTGCCCTTGAGCGCCTTGGCTTCGTCCGTGCCCAGGGCGTCGAGGCGCTTGTCGATCTCAGAGTCCACGCGGGAGACGAAGAAGGAAGCCACCGAGTGGATCTTGGAGAGGTCGTGGCCGTTTTCCTTGGCCTGCTCCAGTCCGGACTGGAAGGCGTTGATGACTGCGCGGTAGCGCTCCAGGGAGAAGATCAGGGTCACGTTGACGCTGATGCCTTCGGCCAGGGTGGCGGTGATCGCTTCAAGGCCCTCGAGCGTGGCCGGGATCTTGATGAGGACGTTGTCCTTGTTAACGCGCTTGTACAGGTGCTTTGCTTCTGCGATGGTGCCTGCGGTGTCCCAGGCCAGGCGCGGGTCAACTTCGATGGACACCCGGCCGTCCACGCCCTTGGTGGCCGCGGCGACCGGTGCGAACAGGTCGCAGGCGTCCGCGACGTCGGTGGTGGTGATTTCGAAGATGGTGTCTTCGACGCTGGCACCGGCCGCCGCCTGCTTTGCGATGGTGGCGTCGTAGTCCGTGCCGGAGGTGATCGCGGCGTGGAAGATCGACGGGTTGGTGGTTACGCCAACCACGTTCTTCTCTTCGATGAGCTTGGCCAGGGTGCCGGTTTCCAGGCGTCCACGGGAAAGGTCATCGAGCCAGATGGAGACGCCGGCGTCGGAGAGCTGCTGGGTGGGAGTAGTCATGGTGTGTATCTCCTCGAAAATTGGGGTTATGCCTGGAGGCTGGCGAGGGAGTCCTTGGCGGCCGCGGCAACTGCTGCTGCGGTGATGCCGAACTCCTGGAAGAGGCGCTTGTAGTCTGCGGAAGCGCCGTAGTGCTCAAGGCTGATGGAACGGCCGGCGTCGCCGACGAATTCCTTCCAGCCAAGGGCCAGTCCTGCCTCAACGGACACGCGTGCCTTGACGGCGGCGGGCAGGACGGATTCGCGGTAGGCGGCGTCCTGCTTGTTGAACCATTCAACACAGGGCATGGACACGACGCGCGCGGCGATGCCTTCGGCCTGCAGGGCTTCGCGGGCCTGCACGGCCAGCTGGACCTCCGAACCGGTGGCGATGAGGATGACGTCGGCCGGGACGGTGGCGCCGTCCTTGGCGGCCTCGGCAAGGACGTACCCGCCCTTGGCGACGCCCGCGACGGAACCGAAGGTATCGCCGTCGGCCTCGCCTTCGCCGCGCTCCCAGGTGGGGATGTTCTGGCGGGTCAGCACGATGCCGGCCGGGTTGCTGTGGTTCTCCAGCATGGTCTTCCAGGCCACGGCAACTTCATTGGCGTCGCCGGGGCGGACCACGTCCAGGCCCACGATGGCGCGCAGCGAGGCGAGCTGTTCCACCGGCTGGTGCGTGGGGCCGTCTTCGCCCAGTCCGATGGAGTCGTGCGTCCAGACGTACAGGGAGGGGACGCCCATCAGCGCGCCGAGGCGGATGGCCGGGCGCTGGTAGTCGCTGAAGATCAGGAACGTGCCGGAGAATGCCCGGGTGCGGCCGTGCAGGCTGATGCCGTTCACGATCGACGCTGCGGCGTGCTCGCGGATGCCGAAGTGCAGGACGCGGCCGTACGGGTTGCCGGACCAGGCGTCAGTCTGCTTGGAGGCGGGAACGAACGACGGCGAGCCCTCGATGGTGGTGTTGTTCGACTCCGCGAGGTCGGCCGAACCGCCCCACAGTTCCGGCAGGACCGGGCCCAGGGCGTTCAGGACCTTGCCGGAGGCGGCGCGGGTGGAGACGTCCTTGCCGGCGGGGAACACCGGGAGGGCCGAGTCCAGGTCCTCGGGAAGTTCCTTGGCCTCGATGCGCTGCAGAAGTGCCGCGCCCTCGGGGTTGGCGGCCTGCCAGGCGTTGAAGGACTCTTCCCACTCCTTGCGGGCAGCGGCACCGCGGTCGACGACGGCGCGGGCGTGGGCGAGGACGTCCTGGTCCACGTCGAAGGACTTGGCGGGATCGAAGCCCAGGACCTCCTTCAGCGCTGCGACTTCCTCCGCACCGAGTGCGGAACCGTGGATCTTGCCGGTGTTCTGCTTCTTGGGGGCGGGGTAGCCGATGATGGTGCGGAGGGAGACGATGGAGGGCTTGGACGTCTCGGCCTTGGCGGCGAGGAGTGCGGAGTAGAGCTCCTGCACGTCCTCCTTGTACTCGCCGGTCTTGGTCCAGTCCACGCGCTGGACATGCCAGCCGTAGGCCTCGTAGCGCTTCAGGACATCCTCGGTGAAGGCGATATCGGTGTCGTCCTCGATCGAGATGTGGTTCTCGTCGTAGACAACAACAAGGTTGCCGAGCTCCTGGTGGCCGGCCAGCGAGGAAGCCTCTGCCGTGACGCCTTCCTGGAGGTCGCCGTCGGACGCGATAACCCAGATGGTGTGGTCGAACGGGCTGGTGCCCGGTGCGGCGTCGGCGTCGAACAGGCCGCGCTGGCGGCGCTGGGAGTAGGCGAACCCAACGGAGGACGCCAGGCCCTGGCCCAGCGGGCCGGTGGTGATCTCGACGCCGGCGGTGTGCTTGTACTCGGGGTGGCCGGGGGTGAGTGAGCCCCAGGTGCGCAGTGCCTCGAGGTCCTTCAGTTCCAGGCCGTAGCCGGAAAGGAACAGCTGGATGTAGAGAGTGAGCGAAGTGTGGCCGGGGGACAGGACGAAGCGGTCGCGCCCCAGCCAGTCAGGGTTGCGGGGATCGTGGCGCATCAGCTTCTGGAAAAGAAGGTACGCGGCCGGCGCCAGGCTCATGGCCGTTCCGGGGTGGCCGTTGCCCACCTTCTCCACCGCATCCGCGGCCAGCACGCGGATGGTGTCCACCGCACGCTGGTCCAGGCTGGTCCAGGACAGTTCTTGCTCTTCCAAATGTGGCACGAAAACCGGGCCCCTCTCTGTGCTGATGGCAGGCGGCACACGGGATCCGTACAAAGGCACGCTGTGTGGCGCCCGCTCGGTGTGTACCAGCCGTTCACCATCGAAACGTTGATCTTTTCACTCAGCCACTGGCCAGTCCGGGAATGCGTTTTCCACTGCTTCCTTGCTGCGTGCTGATCTTGTGACAGCTTAGCTCCATTCCACCCTTTGGGCGGCGTAAATCTCACGTTGTGGACGCAATTTCCGCTTATGTGAATGCCTCTGAAGTGAGGTTGAGTTAATCTGCTCGAATCTGTGCGCGAGCAATCACCAGCACCAAATGGCGGGCCGTTGGCAGGGGGCCGGCGCGGTATGATATTCGGAGGCCAGCGCCGGGTCGGGGGAATCAATCCAGCCGCCCGCACTCCCGGCTGTTGCGTGGATCACTCTTCCGCGGGCGCCCGGTTGGGGCGGGGCCGCATGACTAGCTGGACAGCCAGACAGAACTGCCAACAGAACGGGTGACTGCCACCGTGAGCACAACAGATACGCCGCTGAACGCATCCCGGGCCGCACGCCCCGGGATCGCCCGTAAGGCAAAGGCGTATCTCGCCCTCACCAAGCCCCGCGTCATCGAACTGCTCCTGGTGAGCACACTGCCCACCATGATCTATGCCGAACGCGGCTTCCCGTCCTTTGGGCTCATCCTTGCCACGCTGGTTGGCGGGGCCTTCGCTGCCGGCAGTGCCGGTTCGTTCAACTGCTACATCGACCGCGACATCGACAAGCTGATGCACCGGACGGAGAACCGCCCCCTGGTCACCGGCGAAGTCAGCCCCCGTGAGGCGTTGGTCTTCTCCTGGCTCCTGGGTGCTGCTGCCATTGCCATCCTCTGGTTCGGCGCCAACCCGCTGTCCGCGTGGCTTGGGCTGGGGGCGATTTTCTTCTACGTGGTGATCTACACGATCATCCTGAAGCGGCGCACCGCCCAGAATATTGTGTGGGGCGGCGCTGCGGGGTGCTTCCCGGTGCTCATTGCCTGGGCGGCCGTCACCAACTCGGTGGAGTGGCCCGCCGTCATCCTCTTTATGGTGATCTTCCTGTGGACGCCGCCGCATTACTGGCCGCTGTCCATGCGCTACGGCGAGGACTACCGCAACGCCAAGGTTCCCATGCTCGGCGCCATCGCCGGTGCCAAGGTGGTTTCCGTGCAGGTTGTCCTCTACGCCTGGGCGATGGTGGCCTGCTCGCTCCTGATGGTTCCCGCGGGCGGTGCCGGCTGGGTCTACACTGCCACCGCCGTCCTGGCTGGAGCCTGGTTCCTTTATGAGTCCCACGCCCTGCACAGCCGGGCACAGCGCGAGGACATCTCCGACAAACGGGCCATGAAGGTCTTCCACGGCTCCATCAGCTACCTCACGCTGCTCTTCATCGCCCTGGCCGTCGACCCGTTCATCGGGCCCGCCGTCATGGCGGGCTGAGCGGGAATACAGCCCGCGGCTATCCTCGCCTCCCCCCGGCTTTGCCGGGTGGTCCGCCGCCTCCCTCAGGTTCGATTCGTTCCAGCTCCATAGGCAGTTTTGGCGAACCCAGGCGTATGACATTTTTGTCATGTCAGTCACTTTTCCTGTCATCTTAAATGACCTCGTGGGTACTGTGGGACCGATCCTGCCCGCGAGTGAAGGAATATCCATGGCACAGGCGCCCGATCCATCGTCCATCCCGACGGCAGTCCACAGTCCGCCCGCGCCAGGAAGGGGCGGGAGGAAACGCCGCCGCCTGCAGTTCCTGGGCCACCTGGGCGCCGATATCCCTGCATCACTCGTGGTGTTCCTCGTGGCGCTCCCGCTTTCGCTCGGGATCGCCGCGGCCTCCGGTGCTCCTATCATGGCGGGACTTATTGCCGCCGCCGTTGGCGGCATCGTCGCGGGAAGCCTGGGCGGGTCTCCGCTCCAGGTCAGCGGACCGGCGGCCGGCCTCACCGTCGTGGTGGCCGGGCTGGTCCAGGAGTTCGGCTGGCAGGTGACGTGCGCGATCACCGCGGCGGCCGGCGTCGTGCAGCTGTTGCTGGGAATCAGCCGCGTGGGGCGCGCCGCGCTGGCAGTCTCACCCGTGGTAGTCAAGGCGATGCTGGCAGGCATCGGCGTCACGATCATCCTTCAGCAGAGCCACGTAATGCTTGGTGGGCAGCCGGCGGGCTCGGCCCTCGAGAACATCGTGGCCCTGCCGGCAGCCATCACCAGTGTGGAACTGCACGCAGCCTTGCTGGGACTGGCCGTCGTCGTGATCCTGCTCGGCTGGAAGCACCTCCCGGCGGCGGTGCGCCGTATTCCCGGGCCGCTGGCCGCCGTCGCTGCCGGCACTGCCCTTTCCATCGCCTTCGCCCCCGGCGTCGAGCGCATTTCCTTCGAGGGGTCCCTTGTCGACGCCGTGGCGCTGCCGCAGCTGCCTGAAGGAAACTGGCGCGCCGTTGCCTTCGCCGTCATTTCCATGGCGCTGATCGCCAGCATTGAATCGTTGCTTTCCGCTGTCGCCGTGGACAAGATGCACAGCGGCCCGCGCACCAATCTGAACCGGGAGCTCGTGGGGCAGGGAGCGGCCAACATTGTTGCGGGGTCGCTGGGCGGGCTGCCCGTGACCGGCGTCATCGTCCGCAGTGCCACCAACGTGGAGGCGGGCGCCGTGACCCGCGCCTCCGCAGTCATGCACGGCATCTGGGTCCTCGCCTTCTCCGCCATCTTCGCCGGAGTCATCCAGCTCATCCCGCTGGCCGTCCTTGCGGGGCTCCTTGTGGTGATCGGTGCCCGCCTCATCAAAATTGCGGACATCAGGACCAGCCTCCGCACGGGTGACCTTTTGATCTACTCCGTGACCCTCCTCTGTGTCGTCTTCCTGAACCTGCTCGAGGGCGTCATGGTCGGCCTCGCGCTGGCTGCTGCCAGCGTGCTGTGGCGCGTGCTCCGGGCCGCAGTCGACGCACACACACCCGTCTCGCCGTCGGACTCCTGGCGCGTCACTGTGGCAGGGTCCTGCAGCTTCTTCGCCCTGCCGCGGCTCAACCGCGTGCTGCATTCCGTGCCGGGCGGGAAGCACGTTGTGGTGGAGCTGAACGCGGACTACGTTGACCACGCCTTCCGCGAAGCCCTGATCGCCTGGCAGAAGCAGTACCGGGCGGCCGGCGGAACGGTGCGCATTGAAGAACACGGCAACACGCTCTTCCAGGATGCAGCTGACCGCACGCCCAAGCGCCAGGATGCGCGCGAACTTCCGCTCCCGCCCAGGACGTCGTGGCAGTCTGCAGTGCCCGGCCAGGAAGGGGCCGGGGAGCCGGCCCGCGTGCACCCGGGACCGCTGGAACCGCTCCTCCACGGGATCAGCAAGTACCACCGCCGCTTCGCGGACCAGGTCCAGCCCCTGGTCCAGGATCTGGCGGAGGGCCAGAACCCGGACACCCTGTTCATTGCTTGCGTTGATTCCAGGGTCAACCCCAACCTGATCACCAGCAGCGGCCCGGGCGACCTGCTGACCCTGCGGAACATCGGGAATGTGGTGTGCCATGAGGGCCAGGACGCATCAATCGATTCCGCCCTGTCCTTCGCCGTGAAGGGCCTGAACGTGGACTCGATCGTGATCTGCGGGCACTCCAACTGTGGCGCCATGAAAGCACTGGTCGAGGACGCCAGCGGTCACGGAAACCCTGGACTGGGCGCAGGTTTCGACGCCTGGCTGGACCATGCCCGGCCCAGCTATCGGCACCTGGCGGACCATCCGGTGGCGCTGGAAGCTGCGGCCGCGGGCTACAGCGAGGTGGACCAGTTGGCCATGGTCAACGTTGCCGTCCAGCTGCGGAAGCTGGAATGCCATCCGGCGGTTGGCCCCGGACTCGCTGCCGGCAGCGTTCAGGCCACGGGGCTGTTCTACGACATTGCCACGGCCAGGGTGCTGTTGGTGGAGCCCACCGGCATCCGGTTCCTGGACCCTGCGCAGGCTGCCGCCCGCCAGGCCGCCGCGCGCAAGTTGGCCCAGCCCGCCCGCCACTCCGACCCGGCGTGCGCCGGGTGATAGGGCGGCATCGGACCCGGCGCACAAGCGCCCCCCGTGCGGTATCACATTGGACTGTTTCCGTCAGGCATTGCCTGCGGAGTCCCGGCGAGGGTTCCTTTTCGCGGTGGGCGGGCGGCCCTGACCAACAGCACGACGGCGGCGATCGCCCAGAATGCCGCGCCCCAGGCCAGGGGCGGGACCAGGAGCGCGAGGCCTGATCCAGTGCCGGAGGCCGCCATGAAGGAGAGGACGAAGGCAGCCGCCGAGAGGGGTGCATGCATCATCATCGCCAGGGGAAGGCTCCGGGTATGGTCGTAGACCCACACCATCAGCACCCTGTACGGAGGAAGCCACGCGAAAAGGTACACGGCCACTACCAGGGCGGCGGGTACGGCTCCCGATGGGTCTGCGCTCCCGGCGAACATGGGGTAATGCCAGGCGCCCCACAGCATGCCCATGATGAGCCCCGTGGCGAGGACGCCGTACCGCCGCCGAAGCTGCGGCAGTGCAAAGCCTGTCCAGCCGAGCTCTTCCAGGCTGCCGACCGCGATTCCCACCACCACTCCGGCCAGCACGATAAAGGCCAGCTCCCCGGGCGTGGCGAAGCCCGGGTAGAAACCCGGGAACGCCCATGTGACAGCAGCCGCGGTCGCCGCCATGACAACGGGCCCGGCCAGGAGCGCGACCGCATACCAGCGTGCACCGGCCGGCCAGGTACGGAGGCGGATTCCGAGTTGCCGCAGGCCTGCTTTTCCGTGCAGGAGCCAGGTGAGGAGGACGCATGCGGCCGCCGGGCCAAGCGGGCCCGCCGTCACTGCGACCGCCATCGGTACCGGCCCAACACCCTGGATGGCAGCTATCCCGCCCCAGGAGATTGCGAAGGTCAGCAGATAGTAGGCGGGCACGGGATGCCGCCTGATGGCCGCGGTGAACCCGTTCCCGCTCCCTGCGGGTACGCCCGGCACCGGGACTCCAGGCTGTGGCTGGCCAACCATCGCGCATCCTCCCGCCCCTCGGCCCTTGGAGCCGCCGTCGGTCCCACGGAGCAGGCCAAAGTGTTTCCAAACCCAGCCTGCCTGGGCGGGGGCCGGGAAGGTAGAGGCGTTGGTCACAGGCTGCAGCGGCCGGGTCGCTGCAGCGGGCTATTCCACCGGACTTGCTTTTGCGAGGTCCCAGGCGTTCGTTGCGGCAACCATCAGCAGCGCGGCCCCGAGCATGTGGGCGGCCACCAGCAGCGCCGGGATGCCGTTGTAGTACTGGGTGAAGCCGATGACGGCCTGGAGGACCGTCACGGCGAGGAGTCCCAGGACGGCGGCGCGGAAGGGGCCCCGGATGCGTCGGAGGACCACCAGCGCCAGGGCAACAAGGGTTCCTGCAGTTACCAGGTACGCGGGCACGGCATGGATGTGGGAGAACAGATCCCAGTCCAGGCCGTTGCGGGGAGCGTCGGCGTCGCCTGCGTGCGGGCCGGCTCCGGTCACCACGACGCCCAGCATGACGGCGAGGGCAGAGAAAAGCGCGACGGCGGCCGTCACAGGGCGCATGACTCCCGGAAGGGCCGGGTGGCGTACGGCCAGGAACCGTCCCGTACGCCCGTAGGCACGGTTCACCAGCAGCGTGGCGAACACCACCAGTGCCATGGATACCAGGAAGTGCAGGCCGACGACCCACGGGTTGAGGTTGGTGAGGACGGTGATGCCGCCGATCACGGCCTGGGCGGGGATGCT contains:
- the zwf gene encoding glucose-6-phosphate dehydrogenase, producing MPETEYGKPAGTRPGQRRNPLRDPRDRRLNRIAGPSSLVLFGVTGDLARKKLMPAVYDLANRGLLPPSFALVGFGRRPWSDEDFAAEVKSSVQAYARTPFDEAVWNQLSEGVRFVQGEFDDDGAFERLGETIKELDDVRGTRGNHAFYLSIPPKAFEQVCRQLSKHGLAQAEGEKWRRVVIEKPFGHDLESARKLNDIVESVFPQDAVFRIDHYLGKETVQNILALRFANQLFEPLWNANYVDHVQITMAEDIGTGGRAGYYDGVGAARDVIQNHLLQLLALTAMEEPISFNADHLRAEKEKVLAAVKLPDDLSTHSARGQFTGGWQGGEQVQGYLEEEGIPADSTTETFAAIRVDIHTRRWSGVPFYLRAGKRLGRRVTEIAVVFKRAPNLLFRDHAEDDFGQNAVVIRVQPDEGVTIRFGSKVPGTQMEVRDVTMDFGYGHSFTESSPEAYERLILDVLLGEPPLFPRHEEVELSWKILDPFEEYWATTNEQPEPYAPGSWGPASADELLARDGRTWRRP
- a CDS encoding glucose-6-phosphate isomerase — encoded protein: MSTLSYEATGAAQQALEQHLPVLVEDRIATRIFAKDHTLWGPDAEAESAIRLGWVEAATVSQPLVKDILELRDALRAEGVTRIVLCGMGGSSLAPEVIAGTAGVELTVLDSTDPDQVRAALADRLAETAIVVSSKSGSTVETDSQRRVFEKAFNDAGVDAASRIIIVTDPGSPLDKASRDAGYRAVFNADPNVGGRFSALTAFGLVPSGLAGVDIQAFLDEAEDAAEILNEDAPENIGLALGTALGGTSPLRNKIVIAEDGSGIVGFADWAEQLIAESTGKLGTGVLPVVAGPNSPEVTSGADDVLVVRLVAADADVELRENEVAIAGGLATQMMVWEFATAVAGRLLGINPFDQPDVEAAKVAARGLLDAQPEPTPAAFVDGSIEVRGGEWLGSAATAEEAVRALLDTLQPDSYLSVQAYFDRLAFAQLEGVRDELAAVTGRPVTFGWGPRFLHSTGQFHKGGPAIGVFLQVTAASAEDVAIPERPFTFGALIAAQAAGDAQVLEGHGRPVLRLHLTNRAAGVAQLQDIIAALSARSASVTES
- the tal gene encoding transaldolase, producing the protein MTTPTQQLSDAGVSIWLDDLSRGRLETGTLAKLIEEKNVVGVTTNPSIFHAAITSGTDYDATIAKQAAAGASVEDTIFEITTTDVADACDLFAPVAAATKGVDGRVSIEVDPRLAWDTAGTIAEAKHLYKRVNKDNVLIKIPATLEGLEAITATLAEGISVNVTLIFSLERYRAVINAFQSGLEQAKENGHDLSKIHSVASFFVSRVDSEIDKRLDALGTDEAKALKGKAGLANARLAYQVYEELFATERWALLAEAGALPQRPLWASTGVKDPAYPDTLYVTELVAPGVVNTMPEKTLDATFDHGVVTGDTVTGTYAEANATLDALEKLGISYNDVVAILESEGLDKFVASWKELLGDVEGALASARKAS
- the tkt gene encoding transketolase: MEEQELSWTSLDQRAVDTIRVLAADAVEKVGNGHPGTAMSLAPAAYLLFQKLMRHDPRNPDWLGRDRFVLSPGHTSLTLYIQLFLSGYGLELKDLEALRTWGSLTPGHPEYKHTAGVEITTGPLGQGLASSVGFAYSQRRQRGLFDADAAPGTSPFDHTIWVIASDGDLQEGVTAEASSLAGHQELGNLVVVYDENHISIEDDTDIAFTEDVLKRYEAYGWHVQRVDWTKTGEYKEDVQELYSALLAAKAETSKPSIVSLRTIIGYPAPKKQNTGKIHGSALGAEEVAALKEVLGFDPAKSFDVDQDVLAHARAVVDRGAAARKEWEESFNAWQAANPEGAALLQRIEAKELPEDLDSALPVFPAGKDVSTRAASGKVLNALGPVLPELWGGSADLAESNNTTIEGSPSFVPASKQTDAWSGNPYGRVLHFGIREHAAASIVNGISLHGRTRAFSGTFLIFSDYQRPAIRLGALMGVPSLYVWTHDSIGLGEDGPTHQPVEQLASLRAIVGLDVVRPGDANEVAVAWKTMLENHSNPAGIVLTRQNIPTWERGEGEADGDTFGSVAGVAKGGYVLAEAAKDGATVPADVILIATGSEVQLAVQAREALQAEGIAARVVSMPCVEWFNKQDAAYRESVLPAAVKARVSVEAGLALGWKEFVGDAGRSISLEHYGASADYKRLFQEFGITAAAVAAAAKDSLASLQA
- a CDS encoding heme o synthase — translated: MTATVSTTDTPLNASRAARPGIARKAKAYLALTKPRVIELLLVSTLPTMIYAERGFPSFGLILATLVGGAFAAGSAGSFNCYIDRDIDKLMHRTENRPLVTGEVSPREALVFSWLLGAAAIAILWFGANPLSAWLGLGAIFFYVVIYTIILKRRTAQNIVWGGAAGCFPVLIAWAAVTNSVEWPAVILFMVIFLWTPPHYWPLSMRYGEDYRNAKVPMLGAIAGAKVVSVQVVLYAWAMVACSLLMVPAGGAGWVYTATAVLAGAWFLYESHALHSRAQREDISDKRAMKVFHGSISYLTLLFIALAVDPFIGPAVMAG
- a CDS encoding bifunctional SulP family inorganic anion transporter/carbonic anhydrase, with translation MAQAPDPSSIPTAVHSPPAPGRGGRKRRRLQFLGHLGADIPASLVVFLVALPLSLGIAAASGAPIMAGLIAAAVGGIVAGSLGGSPLQVSGPAAGLTVVVAGLVQEFGWQVTCAITAAAGVVQLLLGISRVGRAALAVSPVVVKAMLAGIGVTIILQQSHVMLGGQPAGSALENIVALPAAITSVELHAALLGLAVVVILLGWKHLPAAVRRIPGPLAAVAAGTALSIAFAPGVERISFEGSLVDAVALPQLPEGNWRAVAFAVISMALIASIESLLSAVAVDKMHSGPRTNLNRELVGQGAANIVAGSLGGLPVTGVIVRSATNVEAGAVTRASAVMHGIWVLAFSAIFAGVIQLIPLAVLAGLLVVIGARLIKIADIRTSLRTGDLLIYSVTLLCVVFLNLLEGVMVGLALAAASVLWRVLRAAVDAHTPVSPSDSWRVTVAGSCSFFALPRLNRVLHSVPGGKHVVVELNADYVDHAFREALIAWQKQYRAAGGTVRIEEHGNTLFQDAADRTPKRQDARELPLPPRTSWQSAVPGQEGAGEPARVHPGPLEPLLHGISKYHRRFADQVQPLVQDLAEGQNPDTLFIACVDSRVNPNLITSSGPGDLLTLRNIGNVVCHEGQDASIDSALSFAVKGLNVDSIVICGHSNCGAMKALVEDASGHGNPGLGAGFDAWLDHARPSYRHLADHPVALEAAAAGYSEVDQLAMVNVAVQLRKLECHPAVGPGLAAGSVQATGLFYDIATARVLLVEPTGIRFLDPAQAAARQAAARKLAQPARHSDPACAG
- a CDS encoding CPBP family intramembrane glutamic endopeptidase, with protein sequence MPAYYLLTFAISWGGIAAIQGVGPVPMAVAVTAGPLGPAAACVLLTWLLHGKAGLRQLGIRLRTWPAGARWYAVALLAGPVVMAATAAAVTWAFPGFYPGFATPGELAFIVLAGVVVGIAVGSLEELGWTGFALPQLRRRYGVLATGLIMGMLWGAWHYPMFAGSADPSGAVPAALVVAVYLFAWLPPYRVLMVWVYDHTRSLPLAMMMHAPLSAAAFVLSFMAASGTGSGLALLVPPLAWGAAFWAIAAVVLLVRAARPPRKGTLAGTPQAMPDGNSPM
- a CDS encoding heme A synthase; this translates as MSTASRLPEFAGRLASRLPRTVDASVRRLAVASLIGQTLLVVTGGAVRLTSSGLGCPTWPRCTDSSLVNTPEMGIHGFIEFGNRLLTFALAAVAALMLVYLWNLRKERRDLFLLALGLLASIPAQAVIGGITVLTNLNPWVVGLHFLVSMALVVFATLLVNRAYGRTGRFLAVRHPALPGVMRPVTAAVALFSALAVMLGVVVTGAGPHAGDADAPRNGLDWDLFSHIHAVPAYLVTAGTLVALALVVLRRIRGPFRAAVLGLLAVTVLQAVIGFTQYYNGIPALLVAAHMLGAALLMVAATNAWDLAKASPVE